The following DNA comes from Ooceraea biroi isolate clonal line C1 chromosome 11, Obir_v5.4, whole genome shotgun sequence.
AAGTAACAAGTAATATTGGAGTAAGCGTAAAGATTGTATATTACCTTGTCaataatttctcttatttCCAAACGGAATTATTTTGCAGGAGCAAAGGCATCAAGCAAGATGATCACTCCTCCTCGCGTCGAAGCGTAATCGAGCGTACCGTACAATGGAGCACAGAACGAGAGTAGATGGAATTAACCTCCTTACACGAAAGACGGTGCGATTAAATCATAACGACGAAGACAAAGAGAAATACGTGAAACGAAAGAGAATTCGATTGCAGAGATGTGGGAACGCGCACAACTCCCTCAAATCCAATCAAACGCAATCACCTGACACTATTTACATGTCTAGGCGCGAGACTTCTTGTCGCGCACGGCTGGCACCGCGTACTTATTTATCGAGCGCGATCGCGTGCTGATGGAAACCTTTTTCACATGATACAACTGTAGAGAAACGTTGACCGGAGAATAATTGCGGACTGATCAAGCAAATTGATTACGATCATTATAAAGCCTGATAAAATCGTACGTGTCGGTTATTTAAGTACACGTACGCGTTATTTGTAACTGAAATATCACATGGCTCTCCGATCAGTCTGATTGCCTCCGTTTGGACATGCAACGCCCGACATCCAATGGAAGACTCCGTTTTCCAGGGACATTCCTCGTAGTCTGGCCACAAGTCGTAGCGAGGGTCACGCGAATGGCTGTGCGCTTGGACAGGTGCGCACGGTGCAGCACAGTGCACGCGCGAATCGAATGAGCGAGTGGCTAACCACGCTTCGGACGACGACGGGAGAGCAAAGTATGATAGGTTAacttaataatgaaatataattctcaatttttgcattctcaatttaattcaaCTTGATATAATCATACGTGTATATGCGTGTTGCGTCTTTATGCGTAAATCGCGAAAAAGCAGATTGTAAGGTTATAGAGGAATTCAATTTCTATGTTATTTTTCTATGTTCTTCGTGCATACATGTATCATATTCGTGActaattgatatatatatatatatatatatatatatatatatatgtaaatgcgCATGTATCTCGGTAATATCGTTAATATCGTATTGGTGATACAAAGAACACGTTACTGCAGAGTGTCGGATGCACCAGTGTTCAAGATGGTTCGGTTGTCCTCTGGTTGTTCCTCTTCCGCTAGCTCATTGAACCGATCATCGTCGACGTACTGCTCCTGCTGATACCGCGACGGATCGTACTCGTTATATTGGTCATATTCCTGCTCCACCATATACGTGTTTGGATCTACGTCCATCGTGTACGCTGAAGCGTCTCCTTCCTGGCCGGTATACCTTCCTGTGATCTCCATCgtatcgctcgctcgtgcaGGCTCGTCCTCCTCCGTAATGACACTCCGCGTCTGACCGCTCGACATATCATAGAAATTCTGGCGCGGTTGATCGTTTCGCTTGGACGTCTCCGAGTCCATTGCTCGCTGGTCATCATTCGCGCTGTCAGCGACTCGAGCATTGGTCTCATCGATCGCTGATCCATCCGCGTACCACGCACCTGTCGTCGAGTTGTCGTAACGATCGTTAATTTCATTAGCATTGTGCATTTCCACAGAAATTCCTCCTGAAAGGTAACGGTCGTTACTCGATGCAGCTAAATCGCAGATTAGAGATTGCGCAGAAAACGCTAGTTGAACGCGCACGGAGAGACAATTTACCTTCGTCACTCGCGAGAGTGCcctgtattttatttgacaaGTGTTTTACGTTGCTTTGTAGGTCGGCCATTTCTTTCCTGTGGTAAATACGTGAAAATACGTTAATGGACACGCTCGATTATCAGCGGGGGATTAGAGTCACGGTGCCGAGTGTAGGACACAACTGTCATTCGTCTTGGGGTACACACGTCGCCGACGACTATTACTGCGCCGACAGGGACGTTTGCGAGGTGTCTAACTTCTTTTTCGGAGTTACTTTTACTTTTAGATCGACTTTAACGACACGTTTCTTGCTCGAAGCCGCTTGTCCAACTGTCGTCGCGGCGTCTCTTTTAACGACCCTCTCTGTCAATACGGAACAGCCTCAAGTATATATCAAGTGTGTATCAAGTGAGCAATGATGGCATGATTCCTATTCACTAATTAGCGTATGAACTACCTTGCGTGTCTAAAACTATTGCTATTGGTAGGAAAAACTAAATTAGAGGCACGAGCAGGGGGTAACACACGCGGTAACGAATAACGTGGAATCGACAACGAATACGAGACGCACGCACGTTACATTCTTTCGTTTGGATTTGCCAAAGACAAaggaaaaatatacttgtGCTTAAGATTGTTAGCTTCCAAACGCTGTGTGAGAGATTGGCATTCGGCAGTCAGTCTCGAGACGAGCGTGGCCTGATTATTCAGAGCGTCTTCCAGGCCCGCCACCGTGGCAGCTGCGAAATTTCGTTGCCTGATCAAAATCTGTTGCGACTGATTAATCGACTAGTCTCAATCTCAATCTGCTCAATGCCTATGCTAGGCATAGTGTCAGCATCAGCCGATTTCTCACACACGAACGCGTTGCTCTTAAATCAATACCGAGTTTAACGTGTAACAACGGAACAACAACGGTGGCACTTGTCGCGGACAATATACCCAACATAGGCATACTTGGGGCGATGTCTTACCATGCTTCGTCTGCATGTCCATTATCATGGAACTCAATTGCTTCTCGTTCTCCAGTCTAGGCGTAATCTGCTCACGACTCTCCTCGGGATGCGCAATTTTACTCATACTGATCTGAAAGACGCGCCAAGGTGCTTTTAAAGCCCAGCCGCGGTTCTCGCCGGCGTAAGTTATTTAGCAAGATGTACGCTACCTCTTTCTCCAAGGACGCTATTTGCTCCGACAATCTCAGATTCTCCCGTCTGCAGTGTACTAGGTCAGCGTCCGCTCTTTCCAGACGCTGCTTGTACGAATTTACTTCAGCCTGCAGCCTACTTTGTTCCTGACGTGCCTGCCTCTCGTTTCGCTCGGCCGTCAGCTTGCCGGTTAACACTTCCTGTTCCGCCGCGTCCTTCTCGCTCAGCGCTTGACTCAGATCGCTTTGTAGGGTggctaaaaaaaataatgtacgtGAGATATCGTATTTTCGCTGCCGAGTGAAACCGAGCCTCCCCCAACGCGCGAAATGGCGCTTCGCTCACATATTTTGCTTTGCAGCTCCTTCTTCAGATTGTCCATGGCCGACTGTTTCTGAGCCGACTCGCGCCGCAGCTCGTTGTTCTCCCGTCGCAACTTTTCAGATTCCAATTGAGACTTGTTGGCGGTTTCCCAGTGAGACGCGACGTCCGCAGTGAGCTGTTCGATTTGCTGATTGCACCGACGCTCCGCTTGTTGCCGATCCTCCGTTATGCGTCTGTTCGTTTCCTGGGCGGCCTCTCGCAGCTTCTCGTGCTGTCTCTCCAACTCGTCCTTCAATCTTCGAATCTCCATCTCGCTCTGACCTCTCTCGAACTCGACCTGGTGTCTGTCGTCGATAGATCGCCTCGCTCGCTGCGTCGCCTCGGTCTCCTTGTCCCTCGCGGCTGACAGGAGCTTCTGCAGCTCGTCCAGCTTCATCTCGGCCTCGTACTTGGCGCGCAGAGCCTTGTCCAATTCAGCCTTCAGCTCGGCGATACCACCCTCGCTCCAAGTACCCTCCGACAAGCGTTTCAAGTTTGTTTGATTTTCCTCCTGCGCTTTCCGTAATTCCAGCTTGGTCTGCGTCAATTGTGCCTCCAACTCGCTGATTCGCGACTCGAGCATTATACTGGGCCCCTCTCTCGCAAAAGGCCTCTCTCGTGGTCTCTTGCTGTCGGAATTGTCAGAAATCTGGCCGTTTGCGTCCTGCCTGTTGCTACACTCGCGGCAGTCTTTGTGATTCTGCAGAATGCACTTGGACAACGCGCCGTGGTTCTTGCTGTGTAacgcatcgttttcagccACGACCTACAAAGAACAATCACTCTGTGATTCGGAGGATCTCGAAACAATCTGTATCGCTATCCATTCCGATTCCTCCGTACCTCTTTGACCCTGCCCAACAGATTCATCAGTTCGTCTCTGCAATATTGAGACTCTCGTTCCAGTTGCTCGATATAGTCCTCCTGTCGTTCGATGAAGGACGTCAACTCTGGAGGGACGGATTGAAGATCGGCCCTCAATAACGCTATATTATTGTACGCTTTTGACGGATGGACCGTTTTCGAGAATCGGTGAGAGAGGGTGTGCGACATCGCGAGGTTTTCGGCAAGCTCCTTCCTGCTGCGAAGATTACGAAGACTACCGCTGGTCATGCTCGGGTCATCCGTGTCCTCGCCCGACTCGCTGACGCGCGCGTTGCTGCCTTTGTACACGTGCCAAATGCTTTGCGACTTTCTGCACGTTAAATCGTCATTTTCCTCTGTCATTCAGTCATTCAATTATCGCGTAAGCGTAAATAAATAcggaataatttaaaagataaatattttgtcaaaTATATACGCGCCTGATCGATGACCAATGAAATTAAAGGATGTAGGAGAATGCATaacatattttgatatttatatttatatttcgataACTTGGATTTTTCTCGGCAGAGTCATTATCGATTGgcgtttatatcttttaattttcgtCTCTACCTTCCTAATTTGATTGCCAatattgaaattgttttttttttactcgatcgtaaatgtgtataaaatgatttaaCTGCTGCGAGCTGTTTTATTTGAGCCAACTCACGTTCCGGACATGCCCGTCGGCCCGATGTAAGATTCATTCAACAGATACTTTAGCTTCGAGATCGCTTCTCTGTACGCCAACTCCATGTAATCCGTCGGCTTCCTCTTGAGATCCATTTTCGATATTCCATTTACTTTCCTACAAGACAATCGTTTCCGCTGATCGTTTTTGCTCGATTGACACGAAGCACAAACGACAGCCGAAATTAGAATAAACTGCAAACgcacataattattaatattcggAGCAATTACTCGAGAATGGGATCATTGTAGACGatcgaaaaaaaaacaactcGGAAATAGTCTGAAAAACGTGCGCCAAGGATAATATCGTTAGGCCATTATTCAGCGGGtatatggaaaaaaaaacttGAGATCTCACCTGTTCCTCAGTCGCTTCATCCGTGCGAGTGTGCAGACTGCATCCGCGTAACTATCGATGCCGTACGTTGTGTTCAGTTTGGCGGTCCTTGGGAGAGATCTTAAATTGCCAGGGATCGCACCGCTCGACGCGATCGGATTGCCGGGCTGGGAGGAGACGAGGATTGCGCGAGCACCGTGAGCGTCGTTCGTCGTTAACATTCTAAGCGGCTTCTTCCGCGAGCCTGGCGACTCTGGCGAACGAGCACCAACCAGCACCGCTCGGCCGATCGATGATACGCTCCTCCCGGCGCTTTCCGTTCACAAGTTGGCAAAGAAAATCGAACGGCGAGCGTTTCTCGACGTTGTAACTGGAGGAGCCTGGTGGTGGCTCGCGTGCGACGGTACCATCCGACCTTTGTCCGGGTACCGTACCATCATCGTCCTACCACGTTGATACGTACGTGACCACGTTCCGTGACTCGTTATTAGCCACGTCTATAATATACCTTGATGAGGTGTGCCCTAGGTAACGATATACCTTCGGTAGGAGTGGGCCAGAGTGGGCGCGATCACCTCTTGTCCCGGCAATTCCTATGGAAACATTTCAATGATCAAACACGCGTGATTGCGATCACGGTGACGCGACAGGAACGAGATTCCAAAAGGGAGTTCCGTTGTAGGAAGTTCCTACCAGGCAAAATGCGTAATGCTATAGTATTTTCTTCGAAATTGCGAATCTCGAAATGAAATTGTCCAGTTGAATGAAACTGCTTTTCCACGtttacgaaattattatacatagaaATCTTTGGATAATCTTTGGATCGATGAAAAATGCGCACGATGAAGCTATTTGCTTTATAgtctctatatatatgttgCACACACGCAACCACATACGCTAGTGTGAGTTGGCGCGTGGATGCACGTGCGTGAAAATAAGCGTTTTTAGAGGCACAGATggtgattattaaatatccgTTTGATATTTTCCCGAGGTCGATTGCACAGAAATGTCGACAAATACGCCCGAGGATAAACTGGTGGCAGAAATCACCGAGTTGCGTGCATTGTTACGCGCAAAGGAAGCTAAACTGGCCGAGTTGCGACGCGAGAGGCAAGTCGTACAAGAATACGGTTTACACAATGACGAAATTTCCAGATACAGTCGACAACTTTTCCTACCGGAAATTGGCGTGCAAGGTATACAATacgtttcatttatttatacggtGTCTCGTTTAAAGActcattataaaaaaaaaaataaaaagagtaaTCGTCCTTTTAGGTCAGAGAAAGATCAAAGACAGTTCTGTACTCGTAGTAGGAGCTGGTGGTCTCGGTTGTCCCGCAGCGTTATACCTGGCGTGCGCTGGTATCGGCCGTATCGGCATAGTCGATTACGATATCGTTGAGATCAATAATCTTCACAGGCAATTATTGTACACGGAAGCGAGTATCGGTGCTTCCAAAGTAGTCGCAGCAGCGGAGAGCATCGCTCGGTAATCACACGTTACGGGCTAATTCTCTATTGCGTATCAAAAAATGACAAAGACTCTTTGATTATAATGGAAACTTTTCGGTAGATATTGCATCGAGACGTTGATCTGATTCGTGTTAATTAAacgcttttattaattaccgAGTTTCTGCAAATACAAGCACAAACGACGCACGATTTATTCCTCGGTTGCCCGATGAATTACTGACAGAATTTCGTTTTCAGGCTGAATAGCCGCGTAAAAGTCACTCCATACAAGATCCAACTAGACAGCAAAAATGCTTTGGATATCATAAGGAATTACGATGTCGTATTGGACGCTACGGATAACGTGGCGACGCGCTATCTGCTGAACGATGCCTGTGTCTTGAGTGGGAAACCGTTGGTCTCTGGTTCAGCGCTGAGATTCGAAGGCCACTTATCGGTGTTCAATTACAATGGACCCTGCTACAGGTGCATATTTCCTAAACCCCCACCCCCGGAAACTGTAACGAGCTGCGGAGACGGAGGCGTTCTTGGTGCAGGTATATAAAAGTCCGCTGAAGTAATCTCTTTGGAAATGGTTTTACCACTCAAATTTATCTCTCGTCTGTCCCTCCCCGTTGCTGAACATCAGCTGTAGGAACAATTGGCGTCTTACAAGCACTGGAAACGTTAAAAATCATACTCGACATGCCTGACGTAACGTCCGGACGACTCTTGCTATTCGACGGAACGGAAACCAGATTCCACACCGTGCGCCTGCGTCCGAAGGACGCGAATTGCGCGGTTTGTGGCGAATGTCCCGTGATACGTGAATTGATCGATTACGAGGAATTCTGTGGCGCAAAGGCGAACGACAAGGAGCCGAATTTGAATCTGttgagagaaggagaaaggatAACGGTCCAAGAGTTCGATCGGATCGTGAGAAGCGATTCGGAACCTCGCGTATTGATAGACGTACGTTCGCCCGAGGAGTATCAAATTTGCCGCTTGCGGGACTCTATTAATATCCCTTTCACGCAGCTGAGCAAGGATCAGAATTTACAGCTTATCAGAGACAACGTCAAGAGGGCGCGGGAAGAACATCGCTCCTCCTCagtaaattgtaataatacatgtatCCATGTATTATTCTACTCTTTATTCAGTTCTTATTTTTTCCTACACATGACTAATCTTGCGCTATTTGCTGTTTTAGTGTACCTTGTGTGCAGACGTGGCAACGATTCGCAAAAGGCTGTACAGTGTTTGAAAACGATATTCACCGAAGATGCGTTAAAAATCAGAGATATAATTGGAGGTATTCGTGCTTGGAGCAACAAGATCGATCCAAGCTTTCCCGTATATTAAAAAACCACGAGGGTGATGGCAAAGTGGTGGCGTAACGTTCCGTTTTTAAATACACATGTACAGACAAATAGTTTTCAAGTGCTCTTGAAACTCGCAATAATTTATACCACTtttgtcaaataaaaaaaacaaagaaaaaaggcTTCATCAATTATTgtcagaaattatttaacacgGTGTTGTGGCAACACTctctatatatgtacaatatgcGATGCACGATATAACACCAGGCATATTTGcaacatttacaaaattacgTAATTCTTCTTCCCGTGTAGCgggaaaaaagtattttttctaaacgattttcatcatttttacatgtataaacACGCGTGCATGCACCGTTTAGTaagatttatacattatacatacatgttcTATTTACATATGCGCACTGGACACTTTAATTGGCATATTTCTCTATTTCCTCAGCGGACAGGCTAGTTTCTGGGTGTTTATAGTGAGAATCCGGTAAGCTTCTCAATTTTTCCGCCGCCTGTTCCGGGGTCAGGTCCCTCTGTGCTTGCGCTAAAAGCTCATAGCCGACCATGTGCTTCTTTATGGTAGCAGATCGCAGTAAAGGGGGCAGATACATCCCGTGAAAGGTCCAGTATGGATAATCGTGATTGAGACGCGGACCAGTCGGGGCACCTTCGATTTGACAGATCGAGAAATTAGCGTTCGCGAATAAATAATCACAGTAAAGATCAAAGATGGTCGAGTAATCAGAGAGAATAGCAtccgaataaaataatcatcatCCTTTACCGTGCCACCCCATCGAGTATGGGAAGGAGCATCGAAAAAGATTATCGTATTTGGTGCACAGTCTTTTCATAATGACCGACAGAGTTTCTTGTTGACCGTCTGACAAATCTTGCATCCTGATTAATTGTTCCTTTGGCAGTATCATGGTTTCGTACGGCCACACTGCCCAAAATGGCACGATGACTACCCAGTCACGATTCTCGATCACGATGCGTTCCTGCACACAGATTCGTGACGTAACGTAGCGCAATAAAATTCTCGGACAATCACCCGAACGCACAGAGATAAACTATTGAACCTTGAACCGTTCCACGCTGCATCGCGATATTGCTTACCTTTTTTAAGAGTTCCTTGTGCATGTAATCAATCAGAAGGGGTCGTTTGTTGCGCTTGTAATAATCGTCGAGATATCCGTCCTTGATTCTAGCTTCGTTCGGCAGAAACGAGCTGGCCCAGATCTGGCAGTGAGGATGCGCGTTGCTGCAGCCCATCAGAGCGCCTCTGTTCTCAAATATCTGAATCCAGGTCCACTTTTCACCCAAGTCCAACATCTCCAGGATCCATCTGTTGCAATGTTCCTTGCAAAGTCTCGCTTccccaagagagagagagagagagagagaatgccaAAATGCCCGATATGCCCTCCAAAGCATCTACTTACCGTCTGACCACTTCCTTGATCTCGTGAATCCTCATCAATGCTATTGTCACGTTTGATTTTGGGTGAAAGCACATTACCTTGCAGGTGCCCTTGGCGGATCCCATTTGGAACAACTCATCGTTCAGCTTCGGTGGGTCTGGCACCGATTCCAGCAAAGCAGGGAAGTCGTTGACAAACGAAAATGTATTCTGGTATATCGGAGTTACCTGCCATACATCAAACGGTATAAAATTGATGATTCCAGATCGACAATGCGTTTAACCGAGCGGATGAAACACGCGCGATCGACTGACCTCTCCGTTAGCCCTGACGTTTCCTGGACACAATGGATTCTTTGGATCGTAATCTGGAAGCTCTTCGTCTGTACTGGGTTCTATCTGCCCTCCCCATGGTCGCTTCATACGATGTGGCGATAC
Coding sequences within:
- the LOC105274613 gene encoding probable galactose-1-phosphate uridylyltransferase isoform X1 — encoded protein: MAIILPNEARIKQCKIQQRRGDGSECKSSHENENLSKDASVAFDSTEHQHVRYNPLRGEWVLVSPHRMKRPWGGQIEPSTDEELPDYDPKNPLCPGNVRANGEVTPIYQNTFSFVNDFPALLESVPDPPKLNDELFQMGSAKGTCKVMCFHPKSNVTIALMRIHEIKEVVRRWILEMLDLGEKWTWIQIFENRGALMGCSNAHPHCQIWASSFLPNEARIKDGYLDDYYKRNKRPLLIDYMHKELLKKERIVIENRDWVVIVPFWAVWPYETMILPKEQLIRMQDLSDGQQETLSVIMKRLCTKYDNLFRCSFPYSMGWHGAPTGPRLNHDYPYWTFHGMYLPPLLRSATIKKHMVGYELLAQAQRDLTPEQAAEKLRSLPDSHYKHPETSLSAEEIEKYAN
- the LOC105274615 gene encoding serologically defined colon cancer antigen 8 homolog isoform X2 — encoded protein: MLTTNDAHGARAILVSSQPGNPIASSGAIPGNLRSLPRTAKLNTTYGIDSYADAVCTLARMKRLRNRKVNGISKMDLKRKPTDYMELAYREAISKLKYLLNESYIGPTGMSGTKSQSIWHVYKGSNARVSESGEDTDDPSMTSGSLRNLRSRKELAENLAMSHTLSHRFSKTVHPSKAYNNIALLRADLQSVPPELTSFIERQEDYIEQLERESQYCRDELMNLLGRVKEVVAENDALHSKNHGALSKCILQNHKDCRECSNRQDANGQISDNSDSKRPRERPFAREGPSIMLESRISELEAQLTQTKLELRKAQEENQTNLKRLSEGTWSEGGIAELKAELDKALRAKYEAEMKLDELQKLLSAARDKETEATQRARRSIDDRHQVEFERGQSEMEIRRLKDELERQHEKLREAAQETNRRITEDRQQAERRCNQQIEQLTADVASHWETANKSQLESEKLRRENNELRRESAQKQSAMDNLKKELQSKISTLQSDLSQALSEKDAAEQEVLTGKLTAERNERQARQEQSRLQAEVNSYKQRLERADADLVHCRRENLRLSEQIASLEKEISMSKIAHPEESREQITPRLENEKQLSSMIMDMQTKHAATVAGLEDALNNQATLVSRLTAECQSLTQRLEANNLKHKEGR
- the LOC105274613 gene encoding probable galactose-1-phosphate uridylyltransferase isoform X2; the encoded protein is MSGKGDGSECKSSHENENLSKDASVAFDSTEHQHVRYNPLRGEWVLVSPHRMKRPWGGQIEPSTDEELPDYDPKNPLCPGNVRANGEVTPIYQNTFSFVNDFPALLESVPDPPKLNDELFQMGSAKGTCKVMCFHPKSNVTIALMRIHEIKEVVRRWILEMLDLGEKWTWIQIFENRGALMGCSNAHPHCQIWASSFLPNEARIKDGYLDDYYKRNKRPLLIDYMHKELLKKERIVIENRDWVVIVPFWAVWPYETMILPKEQLIRMQDLSDGQQETLSVIMKRLCTKYDNLFRCSFPYSMGWHGAPTGPRLNHDYPYWTFHGMYLPPLLRSATIKKHMVGYELLAQAQRDLTPEQAAEKLRSLPDSHYKHPETSLSAEEIEKYAN
- the LOC105274615 gene encoding serologically defined colon cancer antigen 8 homolog isoform X1, whose amino-acid sequence is MLTTNDAHGARAILVSSQPGNPIASSGAIPGNLRSLPRTAKLNTTYGIDSYADAVCTLARMKRLRNRKVNGISKMDLKRKPTDYMELAYREAISKLKYLLNESYIGPTGMSGTKSQSIWHVYKGSNARVSESGEDTDDPSMTSGSLRNLRSRKELAENLAMSHTLSHRFSKTVHPSKAYNNIALLRADLQSVPPELTSFIERQEDYIEQLERESQYCRDELMNLLGRVKEVVAENDALHSKNHGALSKCILQNHKDCRECSNRQDANGQISDNSDSKRPRERPFAREGPSIMLESRISELEAQLTQTKLELRKAQEENQTNLKRLSEGTWSEGGIAELKAELDKALRAKYEAEMKLDELQKLLSAARDKETEATQRARRSIDDRHQVEFERGQSEMEIRRLKDELERQHEKLREAAQETNRRITEDRQQAERRCNQQIEQLTADVASHWETANKSQLESEKLRRENNELRRESAQKQSAMDNLKKELQSKISTLQSDLSQALSEKDAAEQEVLTGKLTAERNERQARQEQSRLQAEVNSYKQRLERADADLVHCRRENLRLSEQIASLEKEISMSKIAHPEESREQITPRLENEKQLSSMIMDMQTKHAATVAGLEDALNNQATLVSRLTAECQSLTQRLEANNLKHKKEMADLQSNVKHLSNKIQGTLASDEGGISVEMHNANEINDRYDNSTTGAWYADGSAIDETNARVADSANDDQRAMDSETSKRNDQPRQNFYDMSSGQTRSVITEEDEPARASDTMEITGRYTGQEGDASAYTMDVDPNTYMVEQEYDQYNEYDPSRYQQEQYVDDDRFNELAEEEQPEDNRTILNTGASDTLQ
- the LOC105274616 gene encoding adenylyltransferase and sulfurtransferase MOCS3; the protein is MSTNTPEDKLVAEITELRALLRAKEAKLAELRRERQVVQEYGLHNDEISRYSRQLFLPEIGVQGQRKIKDSSVLVVGAGGLGCPAALYLACAGIGRIGIVDYDIVEINNLHRQLLYTEASIGASKVVAAAESIARLNSRVKVTPYKIQLDSKNALDIIRNYDVVLDATDNVATRYLLNDACVLSGKPLVSGSALRFEGHLSVFNYNGPCYRCIFPKPPPPETVTSCGDGGVLGAAVGTIGVLQALETLKIILDMPDVTSGRLLLFDGTETRFHTVRLRPKDANCAVCGECPVIRELIDYEEFCGAKANDKEPNLNLLREGERITVQEFDRIVRSDSEPRVLIDVRSPEEYQICRLRDSINIPFTQLSKDQNLQLIRDNVKRAREEHRSSSVNLYLVCRRGNDSQKAVQCLKTIFTEDALKIRDIIGGIRAWSNKIDPSFPVY